The window AAGAGAGGGAATACCGCTGCGCAAAGGACCGAGAAGATAGTCATCGCCTCTGCTGCCCTATTGATCGAATTTCTCCACTTCTGCCGGGTAAGCAACAAGATGGCCGAGATCAGGGTTCCCGCATGGCCGATTTCAATCCAAAAAACAAAATTGAGAATGGCCAATCCCCAAAACACCGGGCTATTCAGTCCCCATACCCCAAGACCGGTACTGATAAAATAAACGATCGTTACGGGTAGAAAAAGCGAAAGAACGAGGGCAATGATAAGGGCTATCCACCACTGCGGCTTGGCCGGCTCCTCAACAATAGAACAGACCGCGTCGGTTATCCAACCGTAATTTCTGTCGTTTAAAACAAGAGGCTCTCTTTTGAGTTCCTGGAGTACTCGCTCTTTCTGTTCTTCGGTCAACCGGCCCGGTAAAGTCGATTTGCTTATCATAGCTTTTCTTTTTCTCCATCACCGTTTCTAGACACCATCGAAGGATTGGGATTGTTGATCCTTGCCAAATAAGTAATCCTTGGCCTCGTGTTTAACTCTTCCAAGATGCGAAAAGCTCTCTCATTCTTTTTCCATTTTGATACCGAACTCTGCGGATCGGCCAAATTGCCAAATATGATGGCTTCGGCGGGACAAGCAGCTTGGCAGGCGGTTTTAACCCTATCTGTAGGAATCGGCTGGGGTAAAGATCCCTTGGCTTTCGCCAAAACCGCAATCTTGGCTTCTTCAATGCGTTGCACGCAAAAAGTACACTTCTCCATCACCCCCCTCATTCTCACCGTAACATTGGGATTTCTTTGAAGTTGTATCGTCAAAGGAGAGCCTTGGTCTCCAAAAGGACCAAGATATAAATTACCTATTTCAAAAGGACCTATTTTCTTTTTCTTGAGAACATCCCGCTTATTGTAATCAAAGAAATTGAATCTCCTCACCTTGTAAGGACAGTTGGCAGCACAGGCTCTTGTGCCGATACAGCGGTTATAAACCATGACATTGAGTCCATCTTTACTATGAACCGTGGCATACACGGGGCAAACCGCCTCGCAAGGAGCATTCTCACATTGCTGGCAGAGCATAGGTTCAAAATAGAGCTGGGATCCTTCTTCATGGCCTTGGAAATAACTGTCTATCCTTATCCACTGCATAATCCGTCCACGCATAACCTGCCCCTTTCCCACGATCGGGATGTTGTTTTCGCTCTGGCAGGCAACAACACAGCTATTGCAGCCCACGCAGCTTCCCAAGTCGATCACCATCCCCCATTGATAAGGTCCACCCCACACTCCCCCGGTGTAAGCGGGTCCCTTCTCACGCTTATCCGAGTAGGGGTTTTGATATATGGACACCTCGGGAATGGCATCGGCTTCTCTCTTAGAGGCAAAATCGGGATGCTTGCGGTAATAATCCAGCGAAGCGATCTTGAATATCTCCCTCTCATGCATCTGCTGATGCTCCTGGGATTTAGCTAAAGGGTAAAAGAGGTTTGTCTTTTGAATCGTCAGGCCCTGGATCCACCAAAAATTTCGGCTTTGGGTTAAAGGATAAGCATTAAAACCAGCCCCTGCGGCCACTCTCAATTCTTGTTTTCTTCCGTAGCCGAGGGCAATGGATAGGGAATTGTCAGCATGGCCGGGAACAACAAGGACAGCCGCTTCGATCCATTTGTTTCCAGACCCTATGCGCACCACTTCCGCTTTCTTTGAATCCTCGCTGCGCCCGTTTATTCCATAACGTTTAGCGGTGCCAGGACTCAGCAAAAGGGCGTTATCCCAACATATCTTGGTTACAGCATCAGGCAGCTCCTGCAGCCAGCTGTTATTGGCCAAGCTTCCCTCATCCACTTTGGGACAAGGATAGAAAACAAGTTCCAATACATCCGCATTGGATCCTTCGGTTTTACGGCCCTGGGCAAGCTCTTGGAGGATATCCCACTTGGGGAGAGAAGATACGGCAACAGGAGCAGACTCTTTATGGTACCCATCATGCAAAAGCCTTCTCCAACTGACATCCTTATCCGATGTCGCGGCGGGAAAAAGTTTAAAAAAAGTGTCCCGAACAAGCTGCAGGCCTACAGGCAGCGGAACAAAGGGTGGAGAACCCGCTACCTGGGGTTGGGCAATCATGGAAGGAGAAGAAGGTTCCGGCTCTTCGATAGCCTCCCACATCCCATTCATGAAGGCCATAAGTTCCAATAAGCCGATGGAACCGAAGAGAGGTTCTATTAAAGGCTGCTGGCTGACATAAATGCCTTTTGAAGTTCTCGAATCTCCCCACGATTCCAAGTAGTGGTTTAATGGAACATGCCAATCCGCGCAGGCGGCGGTTTCGTCATACAAAAGCCCAAAATGGATAACCGAAGGCAGGCTCCGCTGCAACCTAGGCCATTCCAGATCCCCGGGAGCATTATACACCGGGTTGGTCCCGATAATGACAAGCTCCTTTATCTCCTCTTTTTTTATCATTTCGCAAAGCTCTTCAAGGGATGCCCCCTCGGATTCGATCCCCGGAATGAAATGGATCGCTTTTCTTTGTCCAAAAGCCTCGTTGAGAGCAAAAACAATAATTTGCTCTCGGAGGGAGGCCATTCTATTGATAACGACAAGGGGAGCTTGAGCCGCATGCAGATCCCTAGCCAGCTCTTTTATCCACCGGGTTCGCTCCTCGCCCCAACCGGCGGGTAAACCAAAAGAAGCAACAAGGGGCTTCAGGCTGTCATATCCTCCTTGCTGGACCAAAAAATAACATAGAGAGAGCAAAAAGGATTCGAAATCGGAAACCTTCAAGGCAAGCCGGTGATCGGCCATGGAACCGGTAACGGTCAGTCGATTTTCAACGACGTAAAGACGGCTCATCAATCCATTCTTATCCTTGAGTTTCCTGGACCGGGCAAATCCACGAATGGATTCCACTCCTTCTTCACCCGCACAAAAATCGCATCCGAGGGAAAGAATCACATCGGCCTTCTCCCAATGAAAAACAGGAAAGAGAGAGGTGCCGTAAAAAAGTTTTAAGGCTTCATTTCTCCGGGCATTGCCGACAGGATCGTAAAATACAAAAGTCGATCGGGGACATTTTTCAACAAAATCCGCTTTAAGCCGATCGAAAGTAGGTGAAATAATCGGGACAGAAAGTATAGCCAACCCCGCTCCTTTTCGGTCGATATACTGCTGCATTCTTTCTCTGAAAAAGGAGATGAACTCTTTTTTAGAAACCGTTTCCCCTTTTCGAATAATCCTTCCATCCCGATCAGGATCATAAAGATCAAGAATGGAAGCCTGGGTTTGCGTGCTTACGCCGTAGTCAGAAAAATGGGGGTTGGGATGAATGTGGGTGGGTCTGCCTTCATGCGATTCGACGAGAAGCGGCTCGGCCCCGTTACGGGTTTGCCTGGAGGTAGCATAAAAAGTGGCTTTCCCCGGAATAACCCACTCTGGACTATTGGTATAAGGAACGAGAAAAGCCTCGGGCCTGCGGCATCCCCCCGCGGTGATCGTCCCTGTGGCCATAGCGGCAGCGGATATGGTTTTTAAAAAAGTTCTCCGGTTCATTTTTCCCTTTCCTTTCAGCTCATCCATGCTCCTCTCCCCTCCAAATATAGATTGATAAGAAATTATCCATCTCCTTAAATTACACGTTATTACCTGTGGCAAGCATCGCAATTTTCCGGTGGATGTATTCCTCTTTCTTTTACCAGCGTTTTACCCATCTTGATTTGCTCTTTTCCTTCATCCTCCGGCCTCCAGTCCATATCGAATACCTTGTCTTGAGGTCTCACAAAATACTCGGGATTTCTATGGCAATCCAGGCACCAGCTCATGCTCAAGGGCTTGTCATGGTAGACTTCCTTCATGCGGTTGACCTTTCCATGGCAGCTGACGCAGCTTACGCCCCTGTTGACGTGAGCGGAATGATCAAAATAAACGTAATCGGGAAGCTGGTGGATTCGCACCCATTTTATAGGCTTGCCCATTTCCCAGCTCTCTCTCAATGGAGCTAGTTTAGGGCTATCCATCTTGATCTGCCGATGACAGTTCATGCAGGTTTGGGTTGTAGGCAAGTTAGAAAAACCGCTTTTCTCTACATAACTATGGCAAAACCGGCAATCCAGGCCGAGCTGACTTGTATGCAAAGCATGATCGAAGGGAATAGGCTGGGTAGGCATATATCCAACCCGGGAATATTTAGGAGTAAAATAATAGCTGATGGCCAGGACAAAGAGAAATCCCAGGACCACGATACCCAAGACTATCTTAGGAGGCAAATCGTTGGAAGAACGGCTGAAAAGGTTACCCATTTATAAAATAATTCGATCAAATTCTATAAGCTTTTATAATACTTCTATTTTTAAAGTGATCTTATTAAAAAGAAAAAGAAAAAAGAAAAGAGGTTGTGATTTTTTCATTACTTATCATTCAATTAAAGCAATAACGAGGAATTGGCAGGGGAGAGGATCGAACTCTCGACCTAAGGCTTATGAAACCTCCGCTCTACCACTGAGCTACCCTGCCATTAAATGGGCTCATTTTTGGTGCGATTTTCTTTCCATGATGAAGCAAAAAGTATCCTCTTTCAACATCTATTTAAAAAGACCCTGCTTATCCCGGTAAAGCTGAAATACCATTCCTTAGAAAAATACTTTTCTTCAAAGCCTGCTGCTGCCATATTAATTTTTTCCGGGCTGTAGCGCAGTCTGGTAGCGCGCTTGGTTCGGGACCAAGAGGTCCAGGGTTCAAATCCCTGCAGCCCGATTTTTTTAAAAATGAAATGATTACCTTGCAATGGGAATTTTTCCCGGCTCTTTCCTTTCCCACTCTCAAGCACGGGCTGTCTCTTCGTTATCCCAGGGACCCCGATCACCCTCAAACGGAGGAACCCCTACTGAGAAATTCCTTGGGAGGTATTGGACTTCATGCCTCTATCCCCATCGCCCGAGCCGGTCAACCTCATGGAGAAGCCGTAGCGGTATTAAAAGACAAAACGGAGCTTTATTTCCCTCAAGCCGACGGCCTTTTAACCGCCCTTCCCCACGTTCTCCTGGCCATTCGGATTGCCGATTGTGCCGCTTTATACTTGTTTGATCCGAGGAACTCGGCCATCGGACTCGTCCATTCCGGCAAAAAAGGAACGCAACTAAGGATTGCAACAAAAGCGGTCCTAGAAATGAAAAAAAACTTTGAGTCCAATCCATCCGATCTGATCGTTCAAATAAGTCCCTGCATCCGTTTCCCCCATTACGAAGTCGATTTTGTTTCCGATATCATCGATCAGCTTAAATCCTGCGGAGTGGAAAAAATCTTTGACTCGGGAAAATGCACGGCTTGCCAGCTGGAACGCTACTTTTCCTATCGCGCTGAAAAGGGGAACACGGGAAGAATGTGGGCTGTCCTCGGCCTTTTTCCCCAATAAATTCAATCAAGAAGTCCGGCTTTCTTCATTTCCGACTCGATCTTTTTGGCCTCCTCTTTTCTCTCTTTTTCTTTTTTGGCCTTCCAGGCTTCGTAGGATTTCCCGTCGGCAGCGTCCCTTCCACTAAAACTCAATGCGGCTATCTCTTCAAAAGGAATGATCCTAGGGCTATCTTCCCCGGCAACGAGCATTTCAACAAAGTAAGGAAATCTATCCAGTTGCCTATTAAAAAGATACCCTGCCAGGGTTTTGCCACCTCTCAGTTGAACCGTAACATCACCCCGATAATCGAAGGCGGCCTCCAGCACTTCTTTTTTATGAACATCATCTTTAAACACAAAGCTTAATCCACTCCAACTTTTTTTCCCTTCTTCCATACAAGCTCAACCTCGTGAAAGAATTCCCATGGATGTCTCCCCTTAAGATAACGAGGCTTTGACCGTTTTAACAAAACCTTTCCAAGAGCCAAACGTATCGTTTACCGCCGTAGCTTCATAACCTGAATGCACCATGCAGTTGGCGCACTTTGGATTCCCACTCCTATATCCATATTTCTCCCATGGCGTGTTCTCGATGAGCTCCTTAAAGCTTTTCACATAACCATCCTGGAGAAGATAGCAAGGTTTCTGCCAGCCAAAGATATTATAGGTCGGATTTCCCCAGGGTGTACAATCATATTCGATGTTACCCTGCAGAAATTCCAGGAAAAGGGGAGAAAGATTGAATTTCCAGCTTTTTTTTCTTTCTTTTAAAATCTGCCTGAAAAGTTCTCTCGTATTATTCCTCTGGAGAAAATGTTCCTGGTCGGGAGCTTTTTGGTAGCTGTAACCGGGTGAGACCATTATGCCTTCGATCCCTAGATTCATGGCTTCGTCAAAGAAAGCTCTAACCCTTTGGGGATCAACTCCATCAAATAAAGTGCAGTTAATCGTGACCCTAAAGCCCCTCTTCACCGCCTCTCTAATCCCTTCAACAGCCGTTTCATAAACTCCTTCACGGCAAACCGATTCATCATGTTCTTCCTTCAGTCCATCCAGATGGATACTAAACGTCAAATACTTGCTCGGCTTGAATAAATCGATCCTTTTTCGTAAAAGAATCGCGTTGGTACAAAGATAAATGTATTTTTTTCTTTCGATGAGCCCGGCAACGATCCGGTCTATTTCCTTGTGCACGAGCGGTTCTCCACCCGCTATGCTCACAATGGGAGCTCCACATTCTTCTGCAGCCTTCCAGCACTGTTCGGGCGTCAGCCTTCGGTTTAATATGTGGTCGGGATACTGAATTTTTCCACAACCGGCACAGGCGAGATTGCATCGAAAAAGAGGTTCCAGCATGAGGACAAGAGGATATCTTTTTTCCCCCCTGAGCTTTTTACTCAAGACATAACTCGCCACCGTCCAGATTTGAGATAAGGGCACCATAGTGAACAGGGAGAATAAAAAAGAACGGGGAAAAAGTCAACTCATTAGTATTTTTTTCTATAAAAATATTAAGACAACGCCTTAATTCTTTTCTAGAAAATGCCCCGTAAGAAGAAGATCAAGGATTAAACACCGCCCTTGCTTGATTCTTCTTTCTCGGTAATTCTAGGCACCGTTCCCTCAGGAGTGGGAAATGGGCTACCCTTGGAAACAGGCTCCTCCGTTTGGACCTTGCTTGCCTCCCTAACCTCTTTTTCGAATTCTTCTTTCGCTTTATGAAATTCACCCAGGGCTTTACCCAATCCCCTTGCCAGCTCTGGTAATTTTTTTGCTCCGAAAAGAAGAAAAACGACCACAAAGATCCAAAACCATTCCGAGCCCGATGGTAATCCAAATGCAAAGATCATGAAAAAAACTTAACAGAAAAAAAAAAGTTATCAATCAAACAAAATTTTTTCAGATTAACTTGCAGAATCCATCCATTTTCCTTCTTTCTTGATGAGATCGATGAGGGCATCCACGGCCTCAGCCTCGGGGATGTTAAACCGAACGGGCTTCTTCCCCACGTAAAGATTAACTTTCCCCGGAGCTCCACCCACGTAGCCAAAATCCGCATCAGCCATTTCTCCAGGACCGTTAACGATGCAGCCCATGACGGCAATCTTGATCCCCTTGAGATGACCCGTGGCTTTCTTGATCCGAGCCGTCGTTGTCTGGAGGTCAAAAAGCGTTCTTCCACAAGAGGGGCAAGCCACGTACTCGGTCTTGACCGTCCGATTACCCGCCGCTTGCAAAATAGCATAAGAGAGAACCAAGCCGTAAGATGGATCAGGATCGCGCCTGAGCAATATCGCATCCCCTATGCCATCGCACAAGAGGGAGCCAAGATGAAGACTCGAAGCAATCAGGTTTTTTTCTCTATCCCCCAAGCCCTGGTCCCTTAAGGGGAAAAACGTATCCTTCAAAAGTATGGGCCAAGAGGGATCCAGCAGGGAGGCCAGGGCTCTAAAAGCATACAGGGGAGGATAAGGGCAACCGTCTTTGATCGTCACCAGCCGGGCAGGTTTATCCCTAAGAGCAAGGATAGAATCGATATCGTCGAGATCGAGTTCAACGATTGCAGAAGGATCATAGGGAAATTCAGCTACAAAATCTTTCCCCGGGGGACGGCTTTTAAGATATTCATAGTGGGATGAGGGGACGGCCACCCGCACCGGCTCATCTCCGCCTATAGCTATACCCAAGTCGATTTTTGTCGTTGGCCGCCTGTTGTATTCCAAGGGAGGGGAAAAGGAAAAGGAATTCAATCTCGGTGAAGGGGCTTGTGCCAATTCATCAACGACAGAAAGGAGTTTTGCCGCCACGGGAATTTCATAAACGCTCTTTTCGGTAAGGGAAACCCGAATCGTATCCCCGATACCATCGGCAAGCAGGCTGCCTATTCCTATGGCGCTCTTGATTCGACCATCTTCTCCATCTCCAGCTTCCGTTACACCCACATGCACGGGATAATTCCAATCCTCCCCCAGCCTCTCCAGGGTCTGTATAAGCTTCCGGTAGGCAGAAATCATTATCCGGGGATTGGAAGCTTTCATCGAGAACACAAAATCATGAAAATCATGCTTCCTGCAGACCGCTGCGTATTCCAGGGCACTCTCAACCATACCCTGCGGGGTATCTCCGAAGCGGTTCATGATTCTATCCGAAAGAGAGCCATGATTCGTCCCGATACGCAGGGCGATTTTTCTCTTCCTGCAAAGTTCAACAAGGGGTAAAAAGGCTTGTTCGATCCTCTGGAGCTCTTGATTGTATTCCTCATCGGTATAGGACCTGATGATAAATTTTTTTCGATCGGCAAAATTTCCCGGATTGATGCGCACTTTTTCAACCCACCGCGCCGCTTCCATTGCCGCTTCAGGTTTAAAATGGATGTCGGCAACCAGGGGGACGTCACAACCCCTATCGTTCAACCCCCGGCGTATAAACTCCAAGTTCGATGCGTCCTTCACCGTGGGGGCTGTTATCCTTACGATTTGACAACCACTTTCCACGAGC is drawn from Methylacidiphilum infernorum V4 and contains these coding sequences:
- a CDS encoding 4Fe-4S dicluster domain-containing protein; amino-acid sequence: MDELKGKGKMNRRTFLKTISAAAMATGTITAGGCRRPEAFLVPYTNSPEWVIPGKATFYATSRQTRNGAEPLLVESHEGRPTHIHPNPHFSDYGVSTQTQASILDLYDPDRDGRIIRKGETVSKKEFISFFRERMQQYIDRKGAGLAILSVPIISPTFDRLKADFVEKCPRSTFVFYDPVGNARRNEALKLFYGTSLFPVFHWEKADVILSLGCDFCAGEEGVESIRGFARSRKLKDKNGLMSRLYVVENRLTVTGSMADHRLALKVSDFESFLLSLCYFLVQQGGYDSLKPLVASFGLPAGWGEERTRWIKELARDLHAAQAPLVVINRMASLREQIIVFALNEAFGQRKAIHFIPGIESEGASLEELCEMIKKEEIKELVIIGTNPVYNAPGDLEWPRLQRSLPSVIHFGLLYDETAACADWHVPLNHYLESWGDSRTSKGIYVSQQPLIEPLFGSIGLLELMAFMNGMWEAIEEPEPSSPSMIAQPQVAGSPPFVPLPVGLQLVRDTFFKLFPAATSDKDVSWRRLLHDGYHKESAPVAVSSLPKWDILQELAQGRKTEGSNADVLELVFYPCPKVDEGSLANNSWLQELPDAVTKICWDNALLLSPGTAKRYGINGRSEDSKKAEVVRIGSGNKWIEAAVLVVPGHADNSLSIALGYGRKQELRVAAGAGFNAYPLTQSRNFWWIQGLTIQKTNLFYPLAKSQEHQQMHEREIFKIASLDYYRKHPDFASKREADAIPEVSIYQNPYSDKREKGPAYTGGVWGGPYQWGMVIDLGSCVGCNSCVVACQSENNIPIVGKGQVMRGRIMQWIRIDSYFQGHEEGSQLYFEPMLCQQCENAPCEAVCPVYATVHSKDGLNVMVYNRCIGTRACAANCPYKVRRFNFFDYNKRDVLKKKKIGPFEIGNLYLGPFGDQGSPLTIQLQRNPNVTVRMRGVMEKCTFCVQRIEEAKIAVLAKAKGSLPQPIPTDRVKTACQAACPAEAIIFGNLADPQSSVSKWKKNERAFRILEELNTRPRITYLARINNPNPSMVSRNGDGEKEKL
- a CDS encoding cytochrome c3 family protein, with protein sequence MGNLFSRSSNDLPPKIVLGIVVLGFLFVLAISYYFTPKYSRVGYMPTQPIPFDHALHTSQLGLDCRFCHSYVEKSGFSNLPTTQTCMNCHRQIKMDSPKLAPLRESWEMGKPIKWVRIHQLPDYVYFDHSAHVNRGVSCVSCHGKVNRMKEVYHDKPLSMSWCLDCHRNPEYFVRPQDKVFDMDWRPEDEGKEQIKMGKTLVKERGIHPPENCDACHR
- the ispG gene encoding (E)-4-hydroxy-3-methylbut-2-enyl-diphosphate synthase, translating into MFTDKTHFCSYKRRQAREVAVGKVKLGGGNPVAIQSMLTSDTMDTTACLKETLELVESGCQIVRITAPTVKDASNLEFIRRGLNDRGCDVPLVADIHFKPEAAMEAARWVEKVRINPGNFADRKKFIIRSYTDEEYNQELQRIEQAFLPLVELCRKRKIALRIGTNHGSLSDRIMNRFGDTPQGMVESALEYAAVCRKHDFHDFVFSMKASNPRIMISAYRKLIQTLERLGEDWNYPVHVGVTEAGDGEDGRIKSAIGIGSLLADGIGDTIRVSLTEKSVYEIPVAAKLLSVVDELAQAPSPRLNSFSFSPPLEYNRRPTTKIDLGIAIGGDEPVRVAVPSSHYEYLKSRPPGKDFVAEFPYDPSAIVELDLDDIDSILALRDKPARLVTIKDGCPYPPLYAFRALASLLDPSWPILLKDTFFPLRDQGLGDREKNLIASSLHLGSLLCDGIGDAILLRRDPDPSYGLVLSYAILQAAGNRTVKTEYVACPSCGRTLFDLQTTTARIKKATGHLKGIKIAVMGCIVNGPGEMADADFGYVGGAPGKVNLYVGKKPVRFNIPEAEAVDALIDLIKKEGKWMDSAS
- the hpnH gene encoding adenosyl-hopene transferase HpnH, coding for MVPLSQIWTVASYVLSKKLRGEKRYPLVLMLEPLFRCNLACAGCGKIQYPDHILNRRLTPEQCWKAAEECGAPIVSIAGGEPLVHKEIDRIVAGLIERKKYIYLCTNAILLRKRIDLFKPSKYLTFSIHLDGLKEEHDESVCREGVYETAVEGIREAVKRGFRVTINCTLFDGVDPQRVRAFFDEAMNLGIEGIMVSPGYSYQKAPDQEHFLQRNNTRELFRQILKERKKSWKFNLSPLFLEFLQGNIEYDCTPWGNPTYNIFGWQKPCYLLQDGYVKSFKELIENTPWEKYGYRSGNPKCANCMVHSGYEATAVNDTFGSWKGFVKTVKASLS
- a CDS encoding Sec-independent protein translocase subunit TatA/TatB, which produces MIFAFGLPSGSEWFWIFVVVFLLFGAKKLPELARGLGKALGEFHKAKEEFEKEVREASKVQTEEPVSKGSPFPTPEGTVPRITEKEESSKGGV
- a CDS encoding polyphenol oxidase family protein, yielding MITLQWEFFPALSFPTLKHGLSLRYPRDPDHPQTEEPLLRNSLGGIGLHASIPIARAGQPHGEAVAVLKDKTELYFPQADGLLTALPHVLLAIRIADCAALYLFDPRNSAIGLVHSGKKGTQLRIATKAVLEMKKNFESNPSDLIVQISPCIRFPHYEVDFVSDIIDQLKSCGVEKIFDSGKCTACQLERYFSYRAEKGNTGRMWAVLGLFPQ